tgatttgattattttcgaaattattttagtaaaagattaaaatcaaaccaaattatgttaatttttaaaatttaaattataacttaatcaaacaattaaattaaacatcGTTTTAAATATCTCATtatttgattctaaaaaaaggggggggggctCTAAATTACCATGAGCTCATTATGCCATGTGAAatcatttttatgattattttttttcatgttccACACATCTCCCATCAAATTACCTCAAATTGTTTGTCACGTATATATTCaactaaagaattttttaatataataattcgtcagaaaaataaatttcgaaaaaacaacgaaaatgaaataaagcCCAGTTTGAAAGTCAAAATACAAAAGCATCACCACCACGTGTCATTagataaaatcaaagaaaaaactaattttatttttttatatgagaaAGCAAACAAATTATTTAGAAGCAGCAGTTCCCAGATGCGGCGTTCGGCgggaaattatttaaaaaattagaaagatggaaaaattattttaatctacttttaaataattaaaacgtAACGTTCAATATTAACATTTAACTACATGACAAATTATAGTGGGCCCTCTTCTTTGTCACCACAACTAGCAAAATTAAAGCTGGTAAAcaaacactaaaataaaaaaaaaatttgggctTTTCTACATCAATTGGAACTAATATAATAATGCAAATAAGAAACTtaacaaatcaataatatatacaCACTCAagctataaaatatatataaaaagatttatTTAGTCGTTTGGTACGTAGAATAAGGTTAGGTATTATTggatttaatttgatataaaagtTTAGTGCCATGTTTGGTTAATGGTATATATAAACCAAACATGGTATAAATTGAGTACCAAACTTGATTATGAGATGTCATATGGACgcaatacataaatatactttttaatctGACCTAATTTATATGTATGTCTTTCTATTTTGgacatataaacataaatttgtataaaattaaacaagtagatACATGAATTTTACATGACATAACACGCTTAAAACACCATGTAAGACACAAATTGCCAAGTACGATATCACATAGGATGTATgagtctatttgttcaactttgtACGAGTTTAAGTGTCTACAATTATGCGCTATCAAAATTAAAGGACATAAATATGAATTGAgaccaaattaaaaaaacatatttaatggATTATTTCCgtcatatttttagaattatctTATACCATATCTCAGatagaataaattaatttaaaaattataatcccAAACTAATTTGATCTCCATACAAAATCACCCTCTAAAATAAAAGATGTGGtatttctacatttttttttgaataatttccttattaattttttttggactcCACCACTATACATAAAAAGAGAAAGCAATTCCCCCAAAATAGAGTCAATATCTTAAAAGTTCACTCAactttaaagaaattatttagtaaagttattaaattttatttaatatcaaaaaaatcactcaacttaaatatttatatcaataaaatcactcaactcaatttatcattaaaaacattaacataaataaataaattatttttatgccATGTAAATATGAACTccataaaaaagttttttaaaaaaagcatcgaattttttttatgaataaacttaataattatattaggatattattataaattaaaatgtaatatGATGAGCTTTATCCCCCCCAAAAAAAGGCAAGAGAGAAAAATTCCGTAAACAATTGTCATGACAAATAATTGGGAAGTGCATGATTTTTAtcgtataaaaaatatatatatacgttGGCTTAATAACTGCAACTCTACAAATATTAATCTGTTGAGGccattaaattatataaaaaaaatttgacgtTCATCCTCATACCAATTTAAAGTGCATAAAAAGATTATACTAATATTTATTCCactaattaaatttattcttaaatatttatatatttattttgccATGtcaactttttaaataaaattaattgagtgTTTTGATGAATACAAATGCATAAATTgaatgatttatttatataaagcaTAGTTCGATGACTTAACTAAACAAATTATTAAAgttaaatgattttattgatacaaagacataagttaatgatttattgatataaaataaaatttgataactttattagataaatttttaaagttaaataattttttgagatattaactcccaaaaataaaacatatgacTTGACAAATAAACTAATGTTTTCAACGGTATCTTTTTACTtttggtataaaattttaaactttttcttAGTACTGCTCCTTCTCTTCCACTTTGCTCAACAATAATGATAGATGTTTAACatttaaagaaaacaaattaaatatatattgtcacataaactttaaagtaatataatttgtgATTTACATCCAATGTTGTAACTTATTACATTAtagtttatcttttttaaaacaatCTACATTgcttataataaaattataaaaactcaataattTCTATCTGAAATATGTAagatcataaatttcaaaaatctctTATAATATTGCAAAAGCCATAACAAAATGTCCCCTAATAACCCTACACACATACCTTATATTGCCCCCTTTCATTTGACACTCCTTATAAAAACTCCCTACAAAGTCCATTATTAGCCCCACCTTAATTCACATTTGCACCATTTCCTAGTCTGTTCGTGTGCTTtatattcatcttcatcttcatcttcatctaaTAATATTATGTCTAGTACTGGGACAGGTTCATCACCTTGCGGCGCATGTAAATTTTTGCGCCGCAAGTGTGCTGTTGATTGTATTTTTGCTCCCTATTTTTGTTCAGAACAAGGTCCTGCTAGATTTGCAGCCATACATAAGGTGTTTGGGGCTAGTAACGTTTCGAAATTGTTGTTACACGTTCCTGTCCCCGATCGATGTGAGGCTGTTTTTACTATTGCTTATGAAGCTCAAGCTAGGATCAAAGATCCTGTCTATGGTTGTGTTGCACATATTTACTCCTTACAACAACAGGTAACTTTCATACTCGATTTTTGTTGCTGGTTAGAGTTATACATGCAAAATTTTCATGttaaaatatgtgaaattaGGTGTCAGATCCCAAAAGTTTGGCTCAAAAGGATTAGAATTGTCCACCGATGcaggacttttgtcattctttaacatccCACCTCACGCTTAAAGCTTAGCACCTGGTGCGtgaacaattttaattttggggttCCCAACATCGAGCTAGATgtgccctgctctgataccatgtgaaattagatTTTATgtctaactcacaccccaaaaattAGCTCAAAAGAGGAGGATTGCACAAGACTTATAAGGAGTTCACCCAtttcattaaccaccgatgtgggacttttgttattttttaacaaaatatacttCTAGTTAATAAATTtagttattcatatataatcatGGTGTTTTATTGGATATTAATAGTACATAAATTAACTTgtatgtttatgcatgttttatTTCCGTGAAATTGTCAAATGCTCTCTCTAGtttaaaatttagtaaattttttaaaattcaagagAATTGTTGagataatttttcttcttttcatatttatcGGGTGTTAATTACTTTACAATTTGTAGGAGAATATATAGTACTATGggaatttcttgttttttttcatgAAGTATTTTCCTTAGTACCTAGCTAACATATATTACACACCCTCaatgtcaatttctttttttcttggtACGTATATTGATTtgaattttgttaaatttgttagGTAGCATATCTTCAAGCTCAACTTATGCAAGTGAAGACTCAGCTGGCACAAAGTTTACTCAACAATTCAAGAAATTCAGAAAATTTTTATCCTCATCAATGGTCCAACAACAATATGACATCATCTTTCCAAcctagtaataacaataataataatccaACACATACTATGAATTCAAATTCATCACCACAAAGTTCACTTGAATCGATTGATCATTATAGCGAtggaataaataataataataataatatgccAGAGATTCAAAGCCGACTAGATCAAGTGTTTTATCATCAAGCGGCTTACACTAGTAATAGTAATAGCagtagtaatagtaatagtagaAAGAGGCCTTCGCAAACtgagttgggtgaacttcaagcATTGGCTCTTAGGATGatgaaaaactaattaataataattagtagtttaatttcttttgtttaatCTTAAATCATGTGTACATAGACTATGAGAGAGAAGAAACTTTTGATCCATATTATGTTAATCAAGAGCCTACAAAGGAggccttttttttttgtccaaggagatatataattatattatttcaaaaattgaacttttattttctttgttcttatttttatttcatagaatGAATATGagcttattatattatttatttatttatatgtatatagaatttattttgtttttatatgtatatacaataGATTAGTTAAACTTATGAAAACTTTATTTAGATTCACTCCAACTTAGCTCCTAATTACTATTATAATCTGCTTGATCAACTATACATTTGAAGTTTGCTATATgtatctttttaaattaattttttattttcgttaGGTGAAAAGTGTATATCAGAATTATCATTTGTATCACAATAGGGATATTGCGTAAAGTTAAAGGATATATCAAAcgattttttcttataaaattacTCTTTTAAAAACATGGTCATTATAAATCTGTAATCCCAATGAACCTAATTACTTGTCTACTTTTGAATTGACAttcctattaagaaaataattgacaTTGTGAGTTTATGATTTTactctttatattaattatgaaatgaatgaattaaaaaaaattctatttttttcaaaataattaattaagaatgtaataggtaaaataaattttcattttttgatttatcagaatagataaataattagcgacaattaataatgaaaaaagtgaacaaataattaaatatgagaaattataaaatatgatttatacgaGGTGGTCTTTGACTAATGAAAGAAGATAATTATCCCTTTTGACATTTTTGGAAGAGGTCTAGGAATTTGAGCTGTACTGATTATGATAtccttatttaatttaataaattttatactcACTGCTCTTTATTTACATCGACAAAGGATAAGAAGACTTGAATTTCATTCGTTTCTACAAAGAGATcaacaatttaataaattaaacaagCTAAAAGTCTACCTTCCTGCTAATTCCTTTGccagaaataattaaattcagaATGTGTGATCTATGTTACACGTATAATAAATATACCTCGAATTATTATAAATAGCATTcagatatttttattataattttaagacattgatatttatattgtctaaaaattaaagcatatatatatatatatatatattttttttttatacaaatagataTGCACGTATCATAATCTTATTTGTCGACTCGACAGATAAGATTGCACCACGTCACGTTCCTGTTTAGTCTTTTGCTAGAGTGAAGGGTGTAGATGCTCTAATATTTGGAGACAGATACATCAATGTCCCAAAAATATGACGAATAatatatgcatatcatttactaTAATTCGGGGATATATTATCCTCTGTcccataaataaattaattttgtttgcATGTcgtttgataaaattattacgCTCAATATCATTCAGTATGCGGagtgagaaaaagaaaaatattttataaaaaatatttaataatccACCACTATATATCTATAGAACagaacaattttaaaattaaatattacaaatcaaatatagaacaaaattagttataaattttatcttaaaattattatatttatctcATGTATCAAACCGCTCCGAGATTCTTAACGTGACAATACATGCAAACTGAAGAATAGACCCTCTAAGGTACATTGATGGAGTAATAAAGTTGGACTGACTGAATACATTatttgacaataatttttttccttagatatttaaattatgatatactctaattaaatatttgagtattattatgtttatattagaCACTTCTCTctctataatatataaaatataatatatcaaatattgaatacttttctctctatatatatataatataatatatcaaatattgaatactttTGGATGtatatttattatgaaatttggTTTCTTAACAAGTCGAGTTCTTTGATTAAGTATGGCAAAAACGAACTAATGAAAAATTGACTACGTTAACAACGAGATGACACTACTTGTATTATCTTGCCATGATTGTGCAAATATATGAggaactcatttttttaattgtttccAATTCTTTTGCATAAAACCTTAGTgacaaaattttagaaatttaaaatttaatagttttaaGGGCTGATTTCTTTGAAATTACGAATTCAAAACTTATGTATGTTAAGATATAAGTCAAAATAGGTGAGTTCAATTAAATCCGTTAAAAATATGAAGTTGATCGGAATTGCTCAAGTATAGCAATAATTCTTTTGACCTGATTCGACATTgttatttactttgatttgatttttgtttaCCTAATAGGTCCGCCTTGGCGAGTATATTTTTGAAGTTGCAATGCGTATGGGCAAAATCTACTTTTTTTcgatttatataatttgatgattttatcttaagcaaactccttaagaaatttattcaTCTATGTATCTAAATAAGTGTATGTATGAAAAATTGACCATTGATACttttttgattatgtgaaaaagTCATACtaattttcatttgaattgaaataaacataaaaactaaaaatattagtatataaTATGAATTGAGGGTACAAAAAATCATGATTCATTTATTCTGAAAGGTCACACGTTTGAGATTAAAAGTATATCTACTTAATTAAAGGGTCCCTCTTGCCtttaattgatgttaaattAAGTTGGTTTACCTAACattaagtaatatttttataattttaatacccATGATTATATGCACCTGTATTCGAATTTTTAGACAACTTGTCCCCTTAATTAACTGCATTTTGTCTGCATCGTCACCAAATTACGTTCTAATAGCAATTTAAATCAAACTAATTctctttaaaaatcatttagTTGAAACATCACATTGTGCATTTAATTACTACTAATAACATTTTGGAGTATCTGaagttttttttctaaaacattATCGTAAGTAGACAAAATAAGGTTCAAAAACTCTTCCAATTTATCGAAAATGATGTGTACTATAGTATTAACATCTatgaataaagaaattaaagttatattaaatgctgaagaaaaaaaataaagttcgatcgaaaattttaataacttaatactttatttatattaaaagttcattaaatatttaaaattattgttataaaatccagaattgataaaattaaaatatttgatttgattctAATGAATGTGATGGATCTAGTGATAGACCAACTTTCCAAAGACAAAAACAGAAAGAACAAGAAATGAGTttagtttaattaaatttaattagatcAATCATATTCAGGTATACTTCGAGCCCATGACCAAaagtctttataaaataaaaaaatagagacaATTTATTAGTCAAGCTGCACGTAACACAATTTTCAAACTTCATTTCGGCGTTAAATAATTGAAACAAGATAAAAAgggtttgttttaaaaatttaataaagttacttataatatataatttatgttcAAACACCGTAGTAGACTCCATTAATTGCATTTAGAAAAGTAATTATTCGTTGATACTATTAGTTAATTAAGTACACGATGGGTGGGGGCTCTTTAGTtgattatatttctaatttcatgttcaataaaaaaaagttcttttctAAAAGTTGTAACAGTgaccaagaaaaagaaagatgaccAGATAAAGTAATCCAACTCATTACAATtagtattactattattattataaatattttagctAATATGCAATGTATAATGATAGTATAAACTATGTACTACATAATCGATGCgtatatattatatactaataataattattagctCAAAAGACAAAACGAGCGAAAAGAGTTTTAAACTTGAGACACTGGTCACCTCAGAGAGTTGTATGAATTGTTATAGCTATGCAAGTGAATATTTTTAGTAGATCTGactaaaaatgtttaaaacCCTGCAACTAATATATGTATACATTTAATAGGTGTTTAGACGATatgattttgtatttaaaaaaagtattgaGAGTACTTAGAAAAGTCCTTTTGGAGCACtggaaataaaattaaagttttatgaGTAAaaacttgtaattttttttaatttcaaacttcaaatttaaaattaaaataatactaatctaatttgatataaaaacaattattttgaagCAAAATTCATGGTCAAACGAAGTCTAAATTCCTTCCTTTTGCTTTATTTGGGTCAATGAATGTCCTTTCAAGTTGAAAGAGAGGAATCTGTTATGCTGTTTTAACTGATTTCATGCTGTTGGAAATTAACAATATATTATAAAGTATAAAGTGTTCAATGGACCATTTTATTTTCGAGTCAAACAAAGGAATAGagggaaaaaaaaaatgaaaagatgtgtGATACTTTAGCTTATAAAGAAAGTCAAAAGTTTAAGACACTATTTAACGGGACATCTAGTGAAAAGGTAATAATCTCTCTTCAATTCTAGgataattaagaattttattttactgTCTGTTATAtgctataaaaaataaaaataattttgtgtaAATTGTTAGTTTAATTTCGGAATTTTTAACGGTCTTAAAATTTTTCTACTGAACTTACTAAACTTAGATTTTCTTTGATATATTCTCGATGTGTAATACGACACAATAAGTGGTCTCAAACTCTTGTACACTATATAAAAAATGAGCTTTAGcgataattaattaacaattacCGCTAACTATGTATTTTTATCGgcaattaacactctttgtatatgtctctAAAGACTTTATGATATTggatctaatgacacttaactactGTCTGTGAAGACTTTAGCTCCCTTTATTTATGTGTCTATTTATTGTCGctaaaagttttttttgttatagtgatGGGAGCATGgagtttttaataaaaatatagagaagTGTTGAAAACACCCCTAAATTTGACGAGAATTTAGGGGTGCATTTCACTAATGTCACAAGATCGGGGTGTATTTAGCtttaattagtcaaataaaaaaatatttttaagaatgacaataattcCAAAATAAAACTAACAATTTGCACCAAATTT
The nucleotide sequence above comes from Solanum pennellii chromosome 9, SPENNV200. Encoded proteins:
- the LOC107030830 gene encoding LOB domain-containing protein 16-like, coding for MSSTGTGSSPCGACKFLRRKCAVDCIFAPYFCSEQGPARFAAIHKVFGASNVSKLLLHVPVPDRCEAVFTIAYEAQARIKDPVYGCVAHIYSLQQQVAYLQAQLMQVKTQLAQSLLNNSRNSENFYPHQWSNNNMTSSFQPSNNNNNNPTHTMNSNSSPQSSLESIDHYSDGINNNNNNMPEIQSRLDQVFYHQAAYTSNSNSSSNSNSRKRPSQTELGELQALALRMMKN